A region of Maridesulfovibrio sp. DNA encodes the following proteins:
- a CDS encoding DUF5309 family protein, translating to MADVKTVTYSTNYDKSIVDEVDELITNIAPTATPFISSIGKGGCDTTTPDWLEDDLADAGENAHVEGADTDAEECTPPDRLGNVTQILKKALFISGTLKASKLHGRKKELKYQSGKKTKEIAKDIEYAALNNATKVVGDTVTARKMLGAFGWVDQDSGNFYNFEDTPAATNHITEEIMTDVLQSMWEQGADPTTVLAPPAQKRKISKFTDGGRLTFNANADRKKVVMAVRLIETDFGVVAVIPTRTIAPVDDTGTLYDRVLIYDKALFKMLTLKGRGLKRESLAKTGDGDKYQLVTEKTLKCHSKKAVGSIENLTRAKVS from the coding sequence ATGGCAGACGTGAAAACCGTTACTTATTCGACCAACTACGACAAATCAATTGTTGATGAGGTGGACGAACTCATTACCAACATTGCACCTACCGCAACTCCGTTCATTTCCAGCATCGGGAAGGGGGGTTGTGACACCACAACCCCGGATTGGCTGGAGGACGACCTTGCAGACGCTGGCGAGAACGCCCACGTTGAAGGGGCAGATACTGACGCCGAGGAATGCACCCCTCCTGATCGTCTGGGTAACGTAACCCAGATTCTGAAAAAGGCCCTGTTCATTTCCGGCACCCTGAAGGCTTCCAAGCTTCACGGACGCAAAAAGGAACTGAAGTATCAGTCCGGCAAGAAAACCAAGGAAATTGCCAAGGATATTGAATACGCAGCCCTGAACAATGCCACAAAGGTTGTAGGCGACACCGTGACCGCCCGTAAAATGCTCGGTGCTTTCGGCTGGGTAGATCAGGATTCCGGCAACTTCTATAACTTTGAAGACACCCCCGCAGCAACCAACCATATCACTGAAGAAATCATGACCGATGTTCTTCAGTCCATGTGGGAACAGGGTGCAGACCCTACCACCGTACTTGCTCCGCCTGCCCAGAAACGCAAGATCAGCAAGTTTACCGATGGGGGCCGTCTGACCTTCAACGCCAATGCTGACCGTAAAAAGGTTGTCATGGCTGTGCGTTTGATTGAAACCGATTTTGGTGTTGTTGCGGTTATCCCCACCCGTACCATTGCTCCGGTGGACGACACTGGAACACTCTATGACCGTGTTTTGATTTACGACAAGGCCCTGTTCAAGATGCTGACCCTCAAGGGCCGTGGTCTTAAGCGTGAATCTCTGGCGAAAACCGGGGACGGTGACAAGTATCAGCTGGTGACTGAAAAAACCCTCAAGTGTCACAGCAAAAAGGCTGTCGGCTCCATTGAAAACTTGACCCGTGCCAAGGTCTCCTAA
- a CDS encoding terminase small subunit yields MQPVIDEYFDRCKAAKEPPTVTGLALALGFSTRQALLNYENGERGETEQVQADFVDTIKKAKSRIEEIIERDLIVGAGNPVGKIFHLKNNCGWIDKQEIESNNTGVTVNIAAFGTPEGVPQMTPQIAAQAQPVDTVSSGQCIETIKVQGVYEEER; encoded by the coding sequence ATGCAACCCGTTATTGACGAGTATTTTGATAGGTGCAAAGCGGCGAAAGAACCCCCTACAGTGACAGGATTGGCTCTTGCTCTTGGGTTTAGCACCCGACAAGCTCTGTTGAATTATGAGAACGGGGAGAGGGGGGAGACTGAACAGGTTCAAGCTGATTTCGTAGACACAATAAAAAAAGCAAAGTCCCGGATTGAAGAAATTATCGAACGAGACTTGATTGTGGGAGCAGGTAACCCCGTAGGCAAAATCTTTCACCTTAAGAACAACTGCGGGTGGATTGATAAGCAGGAGATTGAGAGCAACAACACAGGCGTGACGGTCAATATCGCCGCATTTGGAACGCCTGAAGGTGTGCCGCAAATGACACCACAGATAGCCGCCCAAGCGCAGCCAGTGGATACTGTATCTAGTGGGCAATGCATTGAAACGATAAAGGTTCAGGGTGTTTACGAGGAAGAAAGATAG
- a CDS encoding helix-turn-helix domain-containing protein — MNTNIKLINAINLDTRLKAPHKALLHALVSFRNDRTGQCNPSVESIAERAGMSRRSTINLLAELKDANFIHFTPIRNKRNSYTLYPAPVSAEFALEPIRRDLSKFANWSGDLIKAVWDVLSYRPKDSHFKDKPERRDLDHENWDLNLKTISYDRTKRAKHGQERKNTRIRDSRTDATRY; from the coding sequence GTGAACACCAACATAAAACTGATCAACGCTATTAATCTGGATACAAGGTTAAAGGCTCCGCACAAAGCACTTTTGCATGCTCTTGTCTCATTCAGGAACGACCGGACAGGCCAGTGCAACCCCTCAGTGGAATCAATTGCTGAACGGGCCGGAATGTCACGGAGAAGCACGATTAACCTGTTGGCAGAACTCAAGGATGCAAACTTCATCCATTTCACGCCAATCAGGAACAAGAGAAACTCCTACACATTGTACCCTGCACCAGTAAGTGCAGAATTTGCACTTGAACCAATAAGAAGAGACCTCAGTAAATTTGCAAACTGGTCTGGCGATCTAATCAAAGCCGTTTGGGACGTACTTAGCTACCGACCTAAGGACAGCCATTTTAAGGACAAACCAGAACGCCGGGACCTTGACCACGAAAACTGGGACTTGAATCTCAAAACTATCAGCTACGACAGGACTAAAAGGGCAAAACATGGGCAGGAGAGGAAGAATACCCGCATACGAGACAGCCGAACAGATGCAACCCGTTATTGA
- a CDS encoding DUF5675 family protein translates to MHKMELIRVEQSSEATLGIFKADGKAICWMLEEPWQNNKQNVSCIPEGEYEVDYEYSPSKGRALWTIKDVPHRDYVRIHSGNTVDDTEGCPLTGTKPGYLQGKRAVLSSREAFNKLMEATKEWTGPVKIVITNVAA, encoded by the coding sequence ATGCATAAAATGGAACTGATCCGGGTTGAACAGAGCAGTGAAGCCACCCTTGGTATTTTCAAGGCTGACGGGAAGGCTATATGCTGGATGCTGGAAGAACCGTGGCAGAACAACAAACAAAATGTGTCTTGCATCCCTGAAGGCGAATATGAAGTAGATTATGAATACTCCCCATCCAAAGGCCGCGCTCTCTGGACAATTAAAGACGTGCCGCACCGTGATTATGTGCGCATTCATTCAGGCAACACTGTTGATGATACTGAGGGTTGTCCCCTGACCGGAACTAAGCCCGGTTATCTGCAAGGCAAAAGGGCGGTGCTCAGCAGCCGGGAAGCATTCAATAAGCTCATGGAGGCCACAAAGGAATGGACAGGCCCGGTGAAGATCGTGATTACCAACGTGGCGGCGTAG
- a CDS encoding phosphoadenosine phosphosulfate reductase family protein: MSSENNVVSFSGGKDSTALLLMMLEKGIPVHSAVFFDTGWEFPLMCEHIDRLEKYTGLKIQRVKPKTPFPVLMMEREIVSREVRVEKIGPAPPPQELDYDDGDDFRFDYECWELDPFEYKKTKIGEVYRIGYGWPSPLRRWCTREKVGAIDAYIKRIESAVSCIGYAADEAHRTQKKTLQKKAAAGFKYRFPLIEWGVDEAAALSICKSHGFDWGGLYEHFHRVSCFCCPLQRIGDLRTLRRHYPLLWETMLEWDERITLNPGKHNGFKDHVTVRDFEARFAEEDRFLKLPLAVNE, from the coding sequence GTGAGCAGTGAAAACAACGTTGTCAGCTTTTCCGGGGGCAAGGATTCTACGGCTCTTTTGCTGATGATGTTGGAAAAAGGGATTCCGGTACATTCGGCTGTGTTTTTCGACACAGGGTGGGAGTTCCCCCTGATGTGTGAACATATTGATCGGCTTGAAAAGTATACTGGGCTGAAAATTCAGCGAGTAAAACCTAAAACCCCCTTTCCCGTCTTAATGATGGAACGAGAAATTGTTTCAAGAGAGGTAAGGGTTGAAAAGATCGGCCCAGCCCCCCCCCCACAAGAACTTGACTATGACGATGGTGACGATTTCAGGTTCGATTATGAATGCTGGGAGCTAGACCCCTTTGAGTATAAAAAGACGAAAATCGGGGAGGTTTACCGAATCGGCTATGGCTGGCCTTCTCCTTTGCGCCGTTGGTGCACAAGAGAAAAGGTGGGGGCAATAGATGCATATATCAAACGCATTGAGAGTGCTGTCTCGTGCATTGGGTATGCGGCAGACGAAGCCCATCGAACACAAAAGAAAACATTACAAAAAAAAGCAGCGGCGGGCTTTAAATATCGTTTCCCGCTCATTGAGTGGGGCGTAGATGAAGCAGCAGCCTTAAGTATTTGTAAATCACATGGGTTTGATTGGGGAGGGCTATACGAACACTTCCACCGAGTGTCTTGTTTTTGCTGCCCCTTGCAACGGATCGGGGACCTTCGCACTCTTCGCCGTCACTATCCCTTGTTGTGGGAGACCATGCTTGAGTGGGACGAGCGAATCACTTTAAATCCCGGCAAGCACAACGGCTTTAAAGATCATGTTACAGTGCGCGATTTTGAGGCTCGGTTTGCAGAGGAAGACAGGTTTTTAAAACTACCTCTTGCAGTAAACGAATAA
- a CDS encoding helix-turn-helix domain-containing protein translates to MTERHERRFLGVWIPKEIWLSEELTLQEKAFLAEIQSLDNEDGCYASNGYFAKFFDLSKTRVSLVIKSLVEKKYVTSEIQYKEGTKEILKRVLKVCYIPPLTKVKDPSLRNLKDPPQGKLKDNNTGNSTEDKKHSPDIVKFVQTFQDYVSEVHGVKAPKVTDSLLRKGEDVIDKLIRLDGFTLDQVRNSLRWAVKDDFWAKNVLSLASLRKKSKNNDLTKMQNIFASWERNAGQGTTTQGPEYITDQTDLYGNG, encoded by the coding sequence ATGACAGAAAGGCATGAGCGTAGGTTTCTAGGGGTTTGGATACCCAAGGAAATCTGGCTTTCCGAAGAGCTGACCTTACAGGAAAAGGCGTTCTTGGCTGAAATCCAGTCACTAGACAACGAAGACGGCTGTTATGCCTCCAACGGCTACTTTGCCAAGTTCTTTGATTTGTCCAAAACACGGGTGTCACTGGTGATTAAGTCTCTTGTTGAAAAAAAGTATGTCACCTCTGAAATCCAGTACAAGGAAGGTACTAAAGAAATCTTAAAGAGGGTACTTAAGGTTTGTTACATACCCCCTTTAACAAAAGTTAAAGACCCCTCTTTAAGGAATCTTAAAGACCCTCCCCAAGGAAAGTTAAAAGATAATAATACAGGTAACAGTACAGAGGATAAAAAACACTCTCCTGACATTGTGAAGTTCGTGCAGACTTTTCAGGACTACGTTTCTGAAGTCCATGGGGTAAAAGCTCCAAAAGTAACTGATTCCCTTCTCAGGAAAGGAGAGGACGTAATTGATAAGCTGATCCGGTTGGATGGATTCACCCTTGATCAGGTTAGAAACTCGCTTCGCTGGGCAGTTAAAGACGACTTTTGGGCTAAGAACGTCCTTTCATTGGCCTCTCTTCGGAAGAAGTCGAAAAACAACGACCTGACCAAAATGCAGAATATCTTTGCATCATGGGAAAGGAATGCAGGCCAAGGGACAACCACTCAAGGCCCCGAGTACATAACTGATCAGACAGACCTCTACGGCAATGGATGA
- a CDS encoding replicative DNA helicase gives MLSAPESEAMVLGGVLSGTTDVDDVLGQVKPEEFAPGAYKTIFETIKVLHEKGTPIDLVTINNNAVQRFDVTVLAQLTESAASKQSALHHARVVKDAFVRRTVAEQGEELIRAARSGVETSALIEQATTALSGIATAETGEQGKDVYSVVQQVWNETTERMDKPTATTGIATGYQQLDRLLGGYMEERFIIVAGRPGMGKTTYLLNSTYRGRTPAQVFSIEMSAGQLVQRLICQDQHLNTLAVRDAHLNKDQEQQFSNGCVAVGDSRIRIDDSPVITVEEIKARSRIAVKKYGCKLIAVDHIGLVKPTNARVSREQQISHISWQLKSLARELKVPVIALSQLNRAVELRPDKRPILADLRDSGSLEQDTDIVIMLYNGSYYANNKTYKAGVETTTEVLIRKHRDGPLGVVPLIFRPEFSALEEIGYDRKA, from the coding sequence ATGCTTTCCGCGCCTGAGTCTGAGGCAATGGTTCTGGGCGGTGTCCTGAGTGGAACCACTGACGTAGACGATGTGCTGGGACAGGTGAAACCTGAAGAGTTCGCACCCGGTGCATATAAAACGATCTTTGAAACAATCAAGGTTTTACATGAGAAAGGCACCCCCATTGACCTTGTAACGATCAACAACAATGCGGTTCAGCGTTTTGACGTGACCGTGCTGGCCCAGCTGACAGAGAGCGCAGCCAGCAAGCAAAGCGCCTTACATCATGCCCGTGTGGTTAAAGACGCATTCGTTAGACGGACAGTTGCTGAACAAGGTGAAGAACTGATCCGGGCTGCAAGGTCTGGGGTGGAGACTTCCGCCTTGATTGAGCAGGCTACAACCGCACTTTCTGGGATTGCCACGGCAGAAACCGGGGAACAGGGCAAAGACGTATATTCTGTTGTCCAGCAGGTTTGGAACGAAACAACAGAGAGAATGGATAAACCCACTGCAACCACCGGAATTGCTACCGGGTACCAGCAGTTAGACAGGTTGCTTGGTGGGTACATGGAAGAACGGTTTATTATTGTTGCTGGCAGGCCGGGTATGGGTAAGACAACTTATCTCTTGAACTCTACCTACAGGGGCAGAACTCCTGCACAAGTGTTTAGCATTGAAATGTCCGCAGGTCAGTTAGTACAACGCCTGATTTGTCAGGATCAGCATTTAAACACCTTGGCGGTGCGTGATGCTCATCTAAACAAGGATCAGGAACAACAGTTCTCTAACGGCTGTGTTGCTGTTGGAGATTCGCGAATCAGAATTGACGATTCGCCTGTAATTACGGTGGAGGAAATCAAAGCCCGGTCCCGTATTGCTGTGAAAAAGTATGGCTGCAAGTTGATTGCTGTTGACCATATCGGGCTAGTAAAGCCCACTAATGCAAGGGTCTCCAGAGAACAACAGATTAGCCATATATCATGGCAGCTGAAGAGCCTAGCAAGAGAGTTGAAGGTTCCCGTAATAGCTCTTTCTCAGCTGAATAGGGCGGTGGAGCTTCGACCAGACAAGCGGCCTATTCTTGCCGACTTGCGAGACTCCGGGAGTCTGGAGCAGGACACGGACATAGTTATCATGCTCTACAATGGCAGCTATTACGCCAACAACAAAACATACAAAGCAGGAGTTGAAACCACGACTGAAGTACTAATCAGAAAGCACAGAGACGGACCGCTGGGAGTTGTCCCGCTGATCTTCCGCCCTGAGTTTTCGGCATTGGAGGAAATTGGATATGACAGAAAGGCATGA
- a CDS encoding AAA family ATPase has product MRIVRLESQNVKRLKAVSIVPEGNAVVIGGNNAQGKSSVLDSIFMALGGKVAQGQNPVREGEERAVIKCDLGELLVTRTITAEGKTTVKVQNAEGAAFSSPQAMLDALSSKLTFDPLVFANEKPLAQLSTLKELVGLDFSELDSRRAEVFSKRTEVNRKGKEEAARFNSLDFHADAPSEPVSVAVLMDQLREAEAFNSEVAEYEAAINSRQERIKEVQEEIAALQLELAHLEESETNAPEPKPYVDVEKIRTEISQADAINMQVRENLEYRDTEAGVEALRAESLRLTEALKEIDNKKSDLMASAKFPVAGLSFDESGVLFNGVPFSNCSSAERLLVSMHMGIAMNPKLKVLLIRDGSLLDDESLETVFDVAKKANAQVWIERVSKGKECSVIIEDGEVLTR; this is encoded by the coding sequence ATGCGCATAGTTAGACTTGAGTCTCAGAACGTGAAACGGTTGAAGGCTGTTTCAATTGTCCCTGAGGGCAACGCCGTGGTTATTGGCGGCAATAATGCACAAGGCAAAAGCTCTGTTCTTGACTCAATCTTCATGGCCCTTGGTGGAAAGGTTGCACAAGGACAGAACCCCGTCCGAGAGGGAGAAGAGAGAGCCGTTATTAAATGTGACCTTGGCGAATTGCTTGTAACCCGCACCATTACCGCTGAAGGGAAAACTACCGTAAAGGTCCAAAACGCAGAAGGAGCAGCGTTTTCAAGCCCCCAAGCAATGCTTGATGCTCTGTCTTCAAAGCTCACTTTTGACCCGCTGGTATTTGCGAATGAAAAACCGCTGGCTCAGCTTTCCACCCTTAAAGAGTTGGTGGGTTTGGACTTCTCCGAACTCGACAGCCGGAGGGCGGAGGTCTTCAGCAAGAGAACTGAGGTCAACCGCAAAGGCAAAGAAGAGGCGGCAAGGTTTAACAGCTTGGATTTTCATGCTGACGCCCCAAGTGAACCTGTTTCAGTTGCTGTGCTTATGGATCAGCTTCGCGAGGCAGAGGCGTTTAATTCTGAAGTCGCTGAATATGAAGCGGCAATAAATTCAAGGCAGGAGCGGATCAAAGAGGTTCAGGAAGAGATTGCAGCCTTGCAACTTGAACTTGCCCACCTTGAAGAGTCGGAAACAAACGCCCCCGAGCCGAAACCTTACGTTGATGTTGAAAAAATTCGAACTGAAATATCTCAGGCGGACGCAATCAACATGCAGGTTCGTGAAAACCTTGAGTACCGGGACACTGAGGCGGGTGTTGAAGCTCTGAGAGCTGAAAGCCTTAGGCTTACTGAAGCTTTGAAGGAAATCGACAACAAAAAGTCTGACCTTATGGCCTCTGCAAAGTTCCCTGTTGCGGGATTGAGCTTTGATGAATCCGGGGTTCTGTTCAATGGAGTGCCGTTTTCAAACTGCTCCAGCGCTGAACGCCTGCTGGTTTCCATGCATATGGGAATCGCAATGAATCCCAAGCTGAAGGTCCTTTTGATCCGTGACGGCTCATTGCTGGACGATGAAAGCCTTGAAACCGTCTTTGACGTTGCAAAGAAGGCTAATGCACAGGTCTGGATTGAAAGAGTCAGCAAAGGCAAAGAGTGCAGTGTCATTATTGAAGACGGCGAAGTCTTAACACGGTAA
- a CDS encoding single-stranded DNA-binding protein, with protein sequence MAGSMNKVILIGRLGQDPQLNYTQSGQAVCSLSVATDEGYKDKNTGQKVDKTEWHRVVAWRQTAEFAGQYLSKGRLVMVEGKLETRKWQDQNGQDRYTTEINASNIQALDSQQDGGGQQGNSGYDQQGYQQQGQYNGNYN encoded by the coding sequence ATGGCTGGAAGCATGAACAAGGTAATCCTGATCGGCAGATTGGGGCAGGACCCGCAGCTTAATTACACTCAGTCCGGGCAAGCGGTGTGCAGTCTAAGTGTTGCCACTGACGAAGGCTACAAAGATAAGAACACCGGGCAGAAGGTTGACAAGACTGAATGGCACCGGGTTGTAGCTTGGAGACAGACAGCAGAGTTTGCAGGCCAGTACCTGAGTAAAGGCCGCTTGGTTATGGTTGAGGGTAAGCTTGAGACCCGCAAATGGCAGGATCAGAACGGGCAGGACCGTTACACCACCGAAATAAACGCCTCCAACATTCAGGCTTTGGACAGCCAGCAGGACGGAGGAGGCCAGCAGGGTAACAGTGGCTATGATCAGCAGGGCTACCAGCAGCAAGGCCAGTACAATGGAAACTATAATTAA